From the Mesorhizobium koreense genome, the window CCGGCGCGGCACGGCCAGCATCAGCGCCATGGTCATGTCGGCGGTGTCTTCGGTCAATACGTTTGGTGTGTTGGTGACGACGATACCCTTGCGCGCAGCAGCCGCCACGTCGATATTGTTCACGCCGTTGCCGAAATTGGCGATGAGTTTGAGATTCGGTCCTGCCTGCTCGACAAGCGCCGAATCGATATGGTCGGTGACGGTCGGCACCAGCACATCCGCCTCTTTCACCGTCGCCACGAGTTCGGGCTGGGTCATGGGCCGGTCGTCGACGTTCAGGCGCGCGTCGAATAGCTCACGCATCCGCGTCTCGACGGGATCCGGCAATTTTCGCGTGATGACGACGAGAGGTTTTTTCCTGCCGGCCATTGTTTCCTCCGGGCCTGTTGAGACCTCTTTAACCAAGACAGGCGAGACTTGAAGCGAAAATCGGCCTGACCTCTTCTGTAACAAGGGCAGCCGTCCAAGACAAAGAAAAACCGGCCATCGGATCGCCGACCCACGGCCGGAGCGAATGTAGGGTAAGCATCGTGCGCGGTCTGGTCTCCCTCGGAAAAGCCTCAGCTTTGGTGCTTTTGTGCATCGGCTTCGCCTCCGCTACCATCACCAACCCGCATGGCGCGGCTTCGGCTGTCGCCAATGTCACGCTCGGGCCGAGCGGCCTGCCGCTGCCGCGCTTCGTCAGCCTCAAATCGGGGCGGGTAAACGCGCGGATCGGACCGAGCTTCAGCTATCCGGTGGCGTGGCTCTACCTGAAAGAGGGCCTGCCTGTGGAAATCCTGCAGGAATACGACACCTGGCGGAAGGTGCGCGATGCGGACGGTGCGGAAGGCTGGATCAACCAGAGCCTGCTGTCGGGCCGCCGGACGGGCATCATAGCCCCCTGGCAGAAGGGCAAGGATGCCGAGCTTCCGCTTTTCGCGGAGCCCGACAAGAAGGCGTCCAGCGTCGCCCTTATAGAACCCGGCGTGATCGGTACGATCCGCTCGTGCAACGGGCAGTGGTGCGAGTTGGATTTTTCGGGACGAACCGGATGGATGGCTCAGACGCTCGTATGGGGCGCCTATCCGGGCGAACTGATCAAGGATTGAATCGAATAACCGACTGGATCAGGCTTTGTCCTGCCGCTTCTTGCGCAGGCGCACGACGATATCGACATTGGCGATTTCGAGGCCCTCGGGCGGCGGCGGCAGGTTGATGACGGTGACCGGCCCCTTCTCGATGTCGATATCGACGAGCCGGTTCTCGCCTTCCACAAAAAAATGGTGATGGTCGGAAGTGTTGGTGTCGAAATAGGTCTTCGCCCCTTCGACGGCCAGGATCCTGAGCAGGCCGGCTTCGGTAAACTGATGCAGGGCGTTGTAGACGGTCGCCAACGACACCGGAACGCCCGCCGAGATCGCCTCTTCGTGCAGTTCCTCAGCCGAGAGATGCCTGTCGCCCTGCGCAAACAGGAGATTGGCCAGCGCTACGCGCTGACGCGTCGGCCTCAGGCCGGCGTCTCGGACGCGTCGCTCGATCTGTCTCGTTTCCTCCAAGGCGTCTAACGTCATCTCCACCGGTTTTCGTTCCACCGCGGCACCCGGCACTCATCAATGCCACCGCCGAGGCTCCGATATCCATAAACTTGATATATTCTGAGGAGGTCGCGCAATCAATAGCGGCGCATTGACCGGGGAAGCGCCCCACGCTAGAGCCAACGGCGGTTTCCGCAAGCTGAAGGTTTGTGTTAGGGAACCGACGAGAAGAACGGGCCGCTTCACGGTTGTCTCTCGGGGCTACCTGAGAGCCGTCCTCAAGGGGCCATCTCGAGGCCGTCACGGGTAGGAGAGCATGATCGCAGGCGCCAAATCCAGTTACGACTATGAGGATCTGCTGAGCTGCGCTCGCGGCGAGCTGTTCGGGCCAGGAAACGCGCAATTGCCCGCACCGCCCATGCTGATGTTCGACCGTATCACCGATATCAGCGAGACCGGCGGCGAATTCGACAAGGGCTATATCCGCGCCGAACTCGATATAAAGCCGGATCTCTGGTTCTTCCCCTGCCATTTCATCGGTAACCCGGTGATGCCCGGCTGCCTCGGCCTCGACGCGCTGTGGCAGATGACGGGCTTTTTCCTCGGCTGGCTGGGCGAACCCGGCAAGGGCATGGCGCTGTCGACGGGCGAGGTCAAATTCAAGGGTATGGTGACGCCGACCACGAAAAAGGTCGAGTATGGCGTCGACTTCAAGCGTGTCATGCGCGGCCGCCTCGTCCTCGGCATCGGCGATGGCTGGCTTAAGGCGGATGGCGATCCCATCTACAAGGCAACCGACCTCAGGGTCGGCTTATCCAAACAGGGCGCGGAATAAGCGCCACCACTAGCGGGAGCCTGCGATGAGACGGGTGGTTGTCACCGGCATGGGGGTCGTGTCGCCCATCGGCAGCAATGCCGGAGAGGTCACGACTTCCCTGCGTGAGGCGAAGTCGGGAATCACGTTCTCGGACGAATTCGCGGAACACGGTTTCCGTTGCCAGGTCTGGGGCATGCCGAAGCTCGGCCCTTCGGAGCTTGCCGAGATGGTCGATCGGCGCGCCATGCGCTTCCTGTCGAAGGGCGGGGGCTGGAATCACGTCGCCATGCAGCAGGCGATCGATGATGCCGGGCTCAAGGAAGACGAGATCACCAACGAGCGGACCGGCATCATCATGGGCTCGGGCGGGCCCTCGACCAGCACCATCGTCGAGGCGGCCGACATCACGCGTAAGAACAACAGCCCCAAGCGCGTCGGTCCCTTCGCCGTGCCGAAAGCCATGTCCTCCACAGCCTCCGCCACGCTTGCCACATGGTTCAAGATCCACGGCGTGAACTATTCCATCACCTCGGCCTGCTCGACGTCGGCACACTGCATCGGCAATGCCTGCGAGCTGATCCAGTTCGGCAAGCAGGACCGGATATTCGCCGGCGGCCATGAGGAATTGGACTGGACCATGTCCAACCTCTTCGATGCCATGGGCGCGATGTCGAGCAAATTCAACGACCGTCCCGCGGAAGCGTCCCGCGCCTACGATATCGATCGCGATGGCTTCGTCATCGCCGGCGGCGCCGGTGTGCTCGTGCTGGAGGAACTCGAAACGGCGAAAGCCCGCGGCGCGAAGATCTACGCCGAGATCGTGGGCTACGGCGCGACATCGGATGGTTATGACATGGTGCAGCCTTCCGGCGAAGGCGCGATGCGCTGCATGCGGCAGGCGCTGGCGACCGTCAAGCAGCCCGTCGACTATATCAACACCCACGGCACGGCGACGCAGGTCGGCGATTCGCGCGAGATGAGCGCGATCCGCGAGGTCTTCGGAGAGCGACTGCCCCATATCACCTCGACGAAATCGCTGACGGGACACTCCCTCGGCGCCGCCGGCGTGCATGAATCCATCTATTCCATCCTGATGATGCAAGCCGGCTTCATCGGAAAGAGCGCCCATATCGAAACGCTGGACCCTGAATTCGAAGAGATGCCGGTGGTTCTGGAACGGATCGACAACGCCAGGATCGATACGGTGCTGTCGAATTCCTTCGGTTTCGGCGGCACCAACGCGACGCTCGTATTCCGGCGCTATTCCGAATAGGCCGCGACTGGCGCGATCGTAGAATTCCGTAGCGCGGCGGCTCAAGAAAGGACCCCGCGCTCAGATACGGGGGTATTGCATGGAAGCATTGATGAAGGGAAAGCGGGGCCTGATCATGGGCGTCGCCAACGATCACTCGATCGCCTGGGGCATCGCCAGACAATTGGCGGAGCATGGCGCCGAACTCGCTTTCACCTATCAGGGCGAGGCGTTCGGCCGTCGCGTCAAGCCTTTGGCCGAGAAGCTCGGCACCTCGCTCGTCGTGCCCTGCGACGTGGAAGACAGCGCCTCGATCGACGCCACCTTCGAAGCACTGGAATCCGCGTGGGGCGGACTCGATTTCGTCGTCCACGCCATCGGCTTTTCCGACAAGAACGAGTTGAAGGGCCTCTATGCCGACACGTCGCGCGAGAATTTCGTGCGCACCATGGTGATCTCCTGCTACTCCTTCACCGAAGTCGCCCGCAAGGCCGCCAGGCTGATGAACCATGGCGGCAGTCTCGTTACGCTGACCTATGCGGGTTCCGTCAGGGTCATGCCGAACTACAACGTCATGGGCGTGGCCAAAGCGGCGCTGGAGGCAAGCGTGCGCTATCTTGCCAGCGACTACGGACCGCGAGGTATCCGCGTCAATGCCATCTCCGCGGGACCGGTGCGCACCCTGGCCGGCGCGGGCATTTCGGACGCGCGGCATATGTTTTCCTACCAGCAGCGTAATTCTCCGCTGCGCCGGCCCATAACGCTGGAAGAAGTCGGCGGCTCCGCGCTTTATCTCCTGTCCGACCTGTCGTCCGGGGTGACCGGTGAAATCCACTATGTCGATTCCGGGTACCACATCGTGTCGATGCCAACGCTCGACGAATTGAAGCGCACCGATGTGCCCTCCGAACAGGCATAAGGCGGAGCGCGAAGGCATCAATACTTCCTTCACCATGCCGGGAGTTTCCGCACCCGGCGGAAATGAATCTTAAGCTGCAGCCCGCATACCATCGTCGCATCAAGGCGAGATGGATTGCATTCCATGACAAACCCGAACCGAAGCACGACGTTTCGGCTCATCACTATCGCCAGTTCGGCGCTGAGCAGCTTCGTACTCGGGCTGTGGGCGCTGAAATTCGATTTCGGTGCCGGCCCTCACGATCTTTCCCCGGAGACCATCGGCTCGATGGTCGCAGCGTTGTGCGCGCTTTCCGCCGGCGGCGCCGTCCTGTCCTATTTCGCGGGCATCGATGAATCCGCAGACTACGTTTTCAACGAAACCCAGGTCGACAAGCTAACCGGGCTCCACGCGCGCGTCGCCATGATCGGCAAGATCGCGGAGGCCTCGATCGCGGCTTCGCGGAAGGGCGAGCCGGTCTTCCTGATCGACATCGATATCGACCGTTTCAAGCAGATCAACGAGGCCATAGGCTACGGGCGGGCCGACGAATTGATCCGTGCCTTTGCCCGACGGCTGAAGGAAAACCTGCCGAAGCGAGCCGAGATCGGCCGCATCGGGGCCGGACAGTTCTGCGTTCTCTATCCCGACCGCAAGGCCATGCCCGCCATGGACTCGATCGTCCGGAACCTCATCCATACGATGATGAAGCCCTACCAACTCGACAGACACTCGCAGTCGGTCAATATCTCGGTAGGAGTCGTCGCCATTCCCAAGGACGGCAGCGACCCGACGACGCTCCTGCGCCGCTCCAATCTGGCGCTCCAGCATGCCCGGCTCGGCGGCCACGGCAATTGGGCGGTGTACCAGCCGGAAATGGGCGAGGTAGCCGATTTCAGGCGCTGGATCGAGGCGGAGCTTCTCACCGCATTCGAGCGGGGAGACTTCGAGCTTTACTACCAGCCCCAGTTCGATCTTACCGCCGGCCGTATTGTCGGCTACGAGGCGCTCTTGCGCTGGAACCACCCGGAGCACGGCATGATCCCGCCGATGGAATTCGTTCCGATCGCGGAGGAAACGGGCATGATCGAGCCGATCGGACGTTGGGTGCTGCGCACCGCCTGCCATGATGCCCTGCGGCTGCCGGAAGACTGCTTCGTGGCCGTGAACATATCGCCGGTGCAGTTCATGAACACGGAATTCATCGCCGTGGTGCGCAAGGCGCTGGAGGAATCCGGACTGGCCCCGGCGCGGCTCGAACTGGAAGTGACCGAGACCGCGATGATGCAGGATCGCGGGCGTGCGGCGAAAATCCTGGAAGAACTGACTCAGATCGGTATCTCGGTCGCTGTCGACGATTTCGGCACCGGCTATTCGAACCTGAGCTATCTGATCGACTTCTCCTTCCATAAGCTCAAGATCGACAAGACCTTCATCGACCGGCTGGAGGCGGACGCCAGTTCTGGCGCGGTCGTCTCCACCATCGTCGGCCTGTCGAGGGCGCTCGGCGTCCACACGATCGCCGAAGGCGTCGAGACGGAAAGCCAGGCCACGCTCTTGAGGGCGGCGGGCTGCGAGGTGGTTCAGGGCAATTTCTACGGAAGGCCGGCTCCCCTTGCCGCCGCATCCGAAACGACACAAGATCTCGCGGTTGCCACGACGATCCATTGAGCGCCCTTCAGGGAACTCCCCAGAGGCTTCCCGGTCACCGGACCGCCTGTAATACCTTGTACCGGGCATCGCGAACCGTTTCGCCGGATTTCCGGAATTCCTTCGCAAACACCTGTTCGTAAGGCAGTTGCCGGTTGGCGACGAGATAGAGCCGCCCGCCGGGTTTTAGGGCGCGCGCGGCGGCGAGGATCATCCCCTGCCCGATCGCGGGCTCGGCCGCGCGACCTGCATGGAAGGGCGGGTTCATGACGATGAAATCGTAGCGACGCTCGACGGGCTCACTCAGGAGATCGCTCCAGAAGAACCCCACCTGCGTGGCGTTACCGGTGCCGGCCAGGTTTCCACGCGCTGCCTCCAGCGCCTCGAAATCGGCCTCGTAGAGATCGATCCGCGAAACGGCATCCGATCGCGACAGCAGTTCAGCCGCAAGATAACCCCAACCGGCGCCGAAATCGGCCACTTCACCGGAAATATCGTCGGGAAGATAAGCGGCCAGGAGCCGTGACGCGGGATCGGCATGATCGGGGGAAAACATCCCCGGCGCGGTGCGGAAGCGCCCCTCCACCAGAGAGAGTTCCGCCGGCGCGAGCGCGGCCGACACGGCTTCCGCATCGGTCGGGCGCGGAAACCAGAAAGCAACGCCGTGATATTTGGCGAGGCTCCCAAGCGGCGCCTTCCCGGCCACTTTTCGGCGCAGGCTATCAATGCCGCTCACCTTGCTGCCGGCGACAAGGATAAGGCCGCTCGCCTTCACGCGCGCCACGGCAT encodes:
- a CDS encoding SH3 domain-containing protein; the encoded protein is MRGLVSLGKASALVLLCIGFASATITNPHGAASAVANVTLGPSGLPLPRFVSLKSGRVNARIGPSFSYPVAWLYLKEGLPVEILQEYDTWRKVRDADGAEGWINQSLLSGRRTGIIAPWQKGKDAELPLFAEPDKKASSVALIEPGVIGTIRSCNGQWCELDFSGRTGWMAQTLVWGAYPGELIKD
- the irrA gene encoding iron response transcriptional regulator IrrA, producing the protein MTLDALEETRQIERRVRDAGLRPTRQRVALANLLFAQGDRHLSAEELHEEAISAGVPVSLATVYNALHQFTEAGLLRILAVEGAKTYFDTNTSDHHHFFVEGENRLVDIDIEKGPVTVINLPPPPEGLEIANVDIVVRLRKKRQDKA
- the fabA gene encoding 3-hydroxyacyl-[acyl-carrier-protein] dehydratase FabA, with protein sequence MIAGAKSSYDYEDLLSCARGELFGPGNAQLPAPPMLMFDRITDISETGGEFDKGYIRAELDIKPDLWFFPCHFIGNPVMPGCLGLDALWQMTGFFLGWLGEPGKGMALSTGEVKFKGMVTPTTKKVEYGVDFKRVMRGRLVLGIGDGWLKADGDPIYKATDLRVGLSKQGAE
- the fabB gene encoding beta-ketoacyl-ACP synthase I, which gives rise to MRRVVVTGMGVVSPIGSNAGEVTTSLREAKSGITFSDEFAEHGFRCQVWGMPKLGPSELAEMVDRRAMRFLSKGGGWNHVAMQQAIDDAGLKEDEITNERTGIIMGSGGPSTSTIVEAADITRKNNSPKRVGPFAVPKAMSSTASATLATWFKIHGVNYSITSACSTSAHCIGNACELIQFGKQDRIFAGGHEELDWTMSNLFDAMGAMSSKFNDRPAEASRAYDIDRDGFVIAGGAGVLVLEELETAKARGAKIYAEIVGYGATSDGYDMVQPSGEGAMRCMRQALATVKQPVDYINTHGTATQVGDSREMSAIREVFGERLPHITSTKSLTGHSLGAAGVHESIYSILMMQAGFIGKSAHIETLDPEFEEMPVVLERIDNARIDTVLSNSFGFGGTNATLVFRRYSE
- the fabI gene encoding enoyl-ACP reductase FabI translates to MEALMKGKRGLIMGVANDHSIAWGIARQLAEHGAELAFTYQGEAFGRRVKPLAEKLGTSLVVPCDVEDSASIDATFEALESAWGGLDFVVHAIGFSDKNELKGLYADTSRENFVRTMVISCYSFTEVARKAARLMNHGGSLVTLTYAGSVRVMPNYNVMGVAKAALEASVRYLASDYGPRGIRVNAISAGPVRTLAGAGISDARHMFSYQQRNSPLRRPITLEEVGGSALYLLSDLSSGVTGEIHYVDSGYHIVSMPTLDELKRTDVPSEQA
- a CDS encoding putative bifunctional diguanylate cyclase/phosphodiesterase, with product MHSMTNPNRSTTFRLITIASSALSSFVLGLWALKFDFGAGPHDLSPETIGSMVAALCALSAGGAVLSYFAGIDESADYVFNETQVDKLTGLHARVAMIGKIAEASIAASRKGEPVFLIDIDIDRFKQINEAIGYGRADELIRAFARRLKENLPKRAEIGRIGAGQFCVLYPDRKAMPAMDSIVRNLIHTMMKPYQLDRHSQSVNISVGVVAIPKDGSDPTTLLRRSNLALQHARLGGHGNWAVYQPEMGEVADFRRWIEAELLTAFERGDFELYYQPQFDLTAGRIVGYEALLRWNHPEHGMIPPMEFVPIAEETGMIEPIGRWVLRTACHDALRLPEDCFVAVNISPVQFMNTEFIAVVRKALEESGLAPARLELEVTETAMMQDRGRAAKILEELTQIGISVAVDDFGTGYSNLSYLIDFSFHKLKIDKTFIDRLEADASSGAVVSTIVGLSRALGVHTIAEGVETESQATLLRAAGCEVVQGNFYGRPAPLAAASETTQDLAVATTIH
- a CDS encoding class I SAM-dependent methyltransferase, producing MTDDSLKTLFHPFEAGDLPIPPKGARVLFFGAEPGLRPPAGFAAALTLIQPFRPSFRVLKAAGFEVFPRAEGAEYDAAFVLCGRHRRQNEAWIADAVARVKASGLILVAGSKVSGIDSLRRKVAGKAPLGSLAKYHGVAFWFPRPTDAEAVSAALAPAELSLVEGRFRTAPGMFSPDHADPASRLLAAYLPDDISGEVADFGAGWGYLAAELLSRSDAVSRIDLYEADFEALEAARGNLAGTGNATQVGFFWSDLLSEPVERRYDFIVMNPPFHAGRAAEPAIGQGMILAAARALKPGGRLYLVANRQLPYEQVFAKEFRKSGETVRDARYKVLQAVR